A single genomic interval of Lathyrus oleraceus cultivar Zhongwan6 chromosome 7, CAAS_Psat_ZW6_1.0, whole genome shotgun sequence harbors:
- the LOC127102260 gene encoding uncharacterized protein LOC127102260, producing MYQNSGKGTEKVNEPTNKGKEDKRGEEEDKETPYMPPPPYKPHIPYPQRLAKSKNVGQFKKFVELLKQLNITIPFTKAITQIPSYAKFLKDILSNKKKLEDNESVMLTTECSAIIQNNMHPKLKDLISFSIPCVIGKFIIDKDLCDLGASVNLMPLSTCKKLNLGELRPTKMSLQLADNSVKFPIGMLENILVRIGQFYIPTDFVLMDINEDSHIHIILAPSIEDSCCLLDVIDECVKEMERESSKYTEVLKIPAPPIFKDDNWHEPYVDDSLRECLELAPNPMTCPKKPSIELKTLPKDLRYEFLDTELE from the exons ATGTACCAAAACTCTGGTAAAGGAACTGAAAAGGTAAACGAACCGACCAATAAGGGAAAGGAAGACAaaagaggagaagaagaagataaaGAAACACCTTATATGCCTCCGCCACCATACAAACCACATATAccttatcctcaaagactcgCTAAGTCTAAAAATGTAGGACAATTTAAGAAATTCGTAGAACTTCTGAAGCAACTTAATATCACTATACCGTTCACAAAAGCCATTACACAAATTCCTTCATATGCTAAATTCCTTAAAGACATCTTATCTAATAAGAAAAAGCTTGAGGATAATGAAAGCGTTATGCTTACTACTGAGTGTAGCGCTATTATTCAAAACAACATGCATCCTAAGCTGAAAGACCTAATTAGTTTTTCCATACCATGTGTAATCGGAAAGTTTATCATAGACAAAGATTtatgcgacttaggagccagTGTTAATTTAATGCCTTTATCCACATGCAAGAAACTCAATTTAGGAGAACTAAGACCAACGAAGATGTCTCTACAACTAGCTGACAATTCTGTTAAATTTCCAATAGGTATGCTAGAGAACATTCTCGTTCGTATAGGTCAATTCTATATTCCCACTGACTTTGTACTAATGGATATAAATGAGGATTCCCACATCCATATTATTTTA GCCCCATCTATAGAAGATTCATGTTGTCTCTTAGACGTTATCGATGAATGTGTGAAAGAAATGGAGAGGGAATCATCTAAGTATACTGAAGTACTAAAGATTCCAGCTCCTCCTATATTCAAAGACGATAATTGGCATGAGCCATACGTAGATGACAGTTTGAGGGAATGTCTAGAACTAGCACCCAATCCAATGACATGCCCAAAGAAACCTTCTATAGAACTTAAAACACTACCCAAAGACCTAAGGtatgaattcctagacactgaacttgaatga